CACCTATTTTTAAGGATGTACCAATGGGTCACTGGTCATATGATTTTGTACATGAATTATATGATTTAGGTATTACCCAAGGTGTTGGTAACGATCAATTTGGACTGGGTGAAACCATTACAAGAGCTGAGTTTGTAGGGTTTTTAGTGAATTTAATGGCCTATGATGTTATAGACCCCAACAGTGGAAGTTTTAGTGATAATCAAGACACCAATAGTTGGTATTTTAGCTATATAGAAACAGCATTAGAAAATGAAGTGATCCATAGGACAAGTCATTTCAGACCAACAGAGCCAATTACGCGAGAAGAAATGGCCATTATGATTGTTAGAGCCTTAGGTTACGATACATTAGGCAGTCGATTATCTTATTTGCCTCAGCCTTTTAAAGATGTCACAGAGAATATTGGTTATATTAGTATAGCTAAAGATTTTGGTATCATAAGTGGTACGGGCAATGATTTATTTAAGCCAAGTGATTATGCAACAAGAGAAGAATCTGCAGTAATGATGGTTATAATGAAAGATCGCTTAAATAACAACATCAATGAATTACATGGATTTTATGCTATTCATTCTTCTAATCAAATGGCGATGATTAATGAATTGGATTCCGTTGGGTTTGGATGGAGTCGAGTAGATTTTATAGATGATGAAGTGGTTGTCAATACATCAAGAGATAATCACAATGAATTTGCTATACCTTCAGGATTTGATGAACCCCTTACCACAGCAATAGATAGTGGAGCTACGACACAATTGATGGTTTTTGCTAATCAACAGCGTATAATAGACCCTAAAACAGAAGAAGAAACCTTACTGTTAGAATATATTTTGACTAATGATGAAGTGAAAGATAATCTTATACGGGATATTATGGATGAAGTAAAGTTGCTTAACACGGATACCTCTTTGGAATTTGACGGAGTCGTTATTGATTTCGAAGAAATGAGAGGCGAAGCATTGGCTCAAGCTTTTAATGTGTTTTTAAGAGACATGAAAGAAGCTTTAGACCCATATGATAAATCATTATATGTAGCGGTTCACCCAGCTAGAAGACCAGGACAAACTTATTATGATGGTTATGATTTTAAAGGCATTGGTGAAGTAGCTGACAAAGTTATATTAATGGCACATGATTATTATGCTAAAAGTCTTACAGATACAGAAATGGCACGTGGGTATACCAATACACCCCTTACGCCATTAGAGGAGATTTATTACGCTCTTAGAGCCATTACAGATGATGAGACAGGTATAATAGATACAGAAAAGATTTGGTTACAATTCTCCTTTGATGCTGTTCAATGGAAGCTAGAAGACAATACCATTATCAATCGAAGACCCTATAGTCCAAGTTATGAGGCTATATACAATAGATTGCAGCAAGATGTAGAGCTTAATTATTCTAACAGTAGTGAGAATCCATTTGTTAGATATTATGATGAAAATGATGATACCAATAATGTCCTTTGGTATGAAGATGCTAGAAGTATTCAAGCGAAGATGGATTTGGCAAAAACATTTGGCATAGAAGGCATTTCATTGTGGCGACTGGGAACAATTCCAGACTTTGATGAAGTTGGGGAAAAAGAGGTTTATTTGAATATTTGGCAGACCATTCTTGATGAAGTTAACTAATGAATCTAACCACTCTATAAATTGTTGTAGGGTGGTTTGTTTACATTGACATTTACTTTTTTATATGGTTTTTGTTTCTATCTTCTATCTCTTGTAATCCCATTCATAAAGTAATATAATATGGTTAGATAATTTTTTAACATATAATTCATATAATGAAAAGAGGGATTGATATGCTTTTAAAAGAGGTGAAAAAGCATCTAAGTGCCAACGTTATAACTGGTGAAGAGAGACTAGGAGAAAATATAGATTATGGTTATGGCTGTGATTTAATGAGTGATGTCCTTGCATTTGTACAAAACAATGTCTTACTTTTAACAGGGTTAGTACACCCTCAAGTGATACAAACAGCAGATATTTTAGATATAAAGGCCATTGTCATTGTAAGAGGTAAAAAAATAAATGATACTTTTATCCAGATGGCAAGAGAAAAAGACATAACCATTTTAACTACGGGTTATTCTTTGTTTAGTGCTTGTGGCATTTTATTTGAAAAAGGACTTCAAGGAGAGGAGATTGCTCATAGTGAATTTTCATTATGAAGTTTTAGAAGATGAATTTACCCATGCAGGTGTGGCATCAACAAAGGTAAAAAAAACCCTTAAGCAATTAGGATTATCACCAGATATTATTAGAAAAGTAGCTATAGCAATGTATGAAGCTGAGATTAATATGGTCATTCATGCACAAGGCGGTTTCATTGATGTTGAGATTACGCCAGAAGAAGTTTATATTGTTTTAGAAGACAATGGACCAGGGATAGAAGATATTGAGTTGGCTATGAAAGCAGGTTATTCTACGGCATCAGATAAAGCTAGGGAAATGGGGTTTGGTGCAGGAATGGGTTTGCCGAATATAAAAAGAAACAGTGATCATTTAAGTATTACTTCAAAAAAAGGTGAAGGTACAAAGGTTGAGATCACCATATATCTTTAATGATTAAATAAAAAGGAGATGCTATTATGCCAAGTAATAAAGAACACTCCGTCTATCTCGATAAGGATAAATGCATTGGTTGTACAGATTGTATTAAGCGATGTCCCACTGAAGCCATACGGGTTAGAAACAAAAAAGCTGTTATTATTGACGAAAAATGTATTGATTGTGGTATGTGCATTCAAGTTTGTAAAAGTAAAGCTAAAAAAGCAAGAGCAGATACATTGGATCAAATTCACACATACAAAGTTAAAGTGGCTATTCCTGCCCCCACACTTTATACTCAATTTAAAGGCGTGCATAATATTAATCAAATATTAACGGCATTAAAGCATATTGGGTTTGATGATGTTATAGAAGTAGCAAAAGGCGCTGAATGGATTACAGAAAAGACCAAAGCATATATTGCCCAAGCAGATGTAAAAAAACCAATTGTTTCATCTGCCTGTCCAGTGATTATAAAATTAATACGAAGCAGATTCCCAACATTAATTCCAAACATATTACCGTTTATATCCCCAAAAGAAGTCAGTGCAAAAATGGCTAAGACTTATTACATAAACAAAGGCTACAACAGAGAGGACATAGGTGTTTTTTTTATATCGCCCTGTGCCGCTAAGATAACTGATAGCAGATATCCAGAAACCATTGAACACTCCGATGTTGATGGTTCAATTGCCCTTAAAGACATTTATATACCTATGTTAAAGGCTTTAAAAGAAGTTGAAAATGACTATGCCATTTTAAGGTTAAGTTCTAACAAGGGAATGTTCTGGGCATCTTCTGGTGGAGAAGTACGCTCTACTCAAATAATGAGCAATGTAGCGGTAGATGGTGTTGAAGACGTGATTAAAATATTAGAAATGATAGAAGATGAAGAAGTGGATAATGTGGAATATGTAGAATGTCTGGCATGTAAAGGCGGGTGTTTAGGCGGTCCATTAACAGTAGAGAATCCTTATGTATCTCGCTGTAGAATGGAAAAGATCGCTAGAAGTCATCACAAGGATAAGAAGACACGACACATTGAATTAGATGTAGCATCCATTCCTTACCACTGGGAAAAGGATTTAACAGCCAAAGAAGTGTTCAAATTAGATGAAGACATAAAAGAAGCCATCGTAAAAATGGAACAGTTGGAAAAAATCTATGAAAAACTGCCCCAAATTGATTGTGGCTCTTGTGGGTCTCCAACGTGTAAAGCATTAGCTGAAGATGTTGTTTTAGAACGAGCAAATATTTTAGATTGTATTTTTATTTTAAGAGATGAAGTGAGTCATTTGGCAGAAGAAATGGTTGAATTAGTGGATAAAATTCCACGTTCAATCCAATAGAAAAAGGAAGGTGAATGAAGTGATTGTAAAAGATATAATAGAGCAGTTATCTTTTGAAATTTGTGCAGGTGAAGAAGGAATCAATAACACAATAGAAGGCGGTTTTGTAGGGGATTTATTAAGTGTGGTTATGAGTAACGCAAAGGAGGGTCAAGTATGGGTTACCATACAAAGCCATGTGAATATTATTGCAGT
The genomic region above belongs to Natranaerovirga hydrolytica and contains:
- a CDS encoding DRTGG domain-containing protein, encoding MIVKDIIEQLSFEICAGEEGINNTIEGGFVGDLLSVVMSNAKEGQVWVTIQSHVNIIAVASLINLSCIIITEGFQPDQDTLLKANEEKIPILITKESSYETIKKLIAIGV
- a CDS encoding ATP-binding protein; translated protein: MNFHYEVLEDEFTHAGVASTKVKKTLKQLGLSPDIIRKVAIAMYEAEINMVIHAQGGFIDVEITPEEVYIVLEDNGPGIEDIELAMKAGYSTASDKAREMGFGAGMGLPNIKRNSDHLSITSKKGEGTKVEITIYL
- a CDS encoding [Fe-Fe] hydrogenase large subunit C-terminal domain-containing protein gives rise to the protein MPSNKEHSVYLDKDKCIGCTDCIKRCPTEAIRVRNKKAVIIDEKCIDCGMCIQVCKSKAKKARADTLDQIHTYKVKVAIPAPTLYTQFKGVHNINQILTALKHIGFDDVIEVAKGAEWITEKTKAYIAQADVKKPIVSSACPVIIKLIRSRFPTLIPNILPFISPKEVSAKMAKTYYINKGYNREDIGVFFISPCAAKITDSRYPETIEHSDVDGSIALKDIYIPMLKALKEVENDYAILRLSSNKGMFWASSGGEVRSTQIMSNVAVDGVEDVIKILEMIEDEEVDNVEYVECLACKGGCLGGPLTVENPYVSRCRMEKIARSHHKDKKTRHIELDVASIPYHWEKDLTAKEVFKLDEDIKEAIVKMEQLEKIYEKLPQIDCGSCGSPTCKALAEDVVLERANILDCIFILRDEVSHLAEEMVELVDKIPRSIQ
- a CDS encoding S-layer homology domain-containing protein, translated to MNIKAVNIMKPIVLMILIIFIYNPSVASEETSPIFKDVPMGHWSYDFVHELYDLGITQGVGNDQFGLGETITRAEFVGFLVNLMAYDVIDPNSGSFSDNQDTNSWYFSYIETALENEVIHRTSHFRPTEPITREEMAIMIVRALGYDTLGSRLSYLPQPFKDVTENIGYISIAKDFGIISGTGNDLFKPSDYATREESAVMMVIMKDRLNNNINELHGFYAIHSSNQMAMINELDSVGFGWSRVDFIDDEVVVNTSRDNHNEFAIPSGFDEPLTTAIDSGATTQLMVFANQQRIIDPKTEEETLLLEYILTNDEVKDNLIRDIMDEVKLLNTDTSLEFDGVVIDFEEMRGEALAQAFNVFLRDMKEALDPYDKSLYVAVHPARRPGQTYYDGYDFKGIGEVADKVILMAHDYYAKSLTDTEMARGYTNTPLTPLEEIYYALRAITDDETGIIDTEKIWLQFSFDAVQWKLEDNTIINRRPYSPSYEAIYNRLQQDVELNYSNSSENPFVRYYDENDDTNNVLWYEDARSIQAKMDLAKTFGIEGISLWRLGTIPDFDEVGEKEVYLNIWQTILDEVN